A window from Montipora capricornis isolate CH-2021 chromosome 7, ASM3666992v2, whole genome shotgun sequence encodes these proteins:
- the LOC138057084 gene encoding uncharacterized protein gives MDAQRAFLAAVLCERQQSWRKVVTNYEEVLRRIYSAKWQKTVNKEKLRLLLFECHFHCAVALQNSKNYPGALRHFTKAMEVVSWRKDECRAGCITGRVLHLHVPTLARIACSYIHQGQLKKALESTDQAILLDFRNPDLYCVRSLVNFLLQRQKKALLDASYAIQLNSNHVCGWLLRGLLRKLKRGLRDKMKERRQEPDLIKACEINPDAMMFVNISDMKDQFQIMFDRFLPSIRVSHTLSVRDVIVNNMVSNSTQPQELSSKIFICGVAKPYKQIIACPTRENRHSDRFLERCQSEPSMSYHKQSMTCNVGLIERPTTISSSDISRKSFIPQLTLKDVVSVKSACICRKEKIIGKRYKHCWENGLQESEDISYLAERMYSRKWLQDQIPTKIPDMAGCRKLP, from the exons ATGGACGCCCAAAGAGCGTTTCTTGCAGCTGTATTATGCGAAAGGCAACAATCATGGAGGAAG GTGGTGACCAATTACGAGGAAGTGTTAAGACGGATCTACAGTGCAAAATGGCAGAAAACCGTCAACAAAGAGAAATTGCGACTCTTG TTATTTGAATGTCATTTTCATTGCGCTGTAGCGTTGCAAAACTCTAAGAATTACCCCGGAGCATTGCGGCACTTTACGAAAGCCATGGAGGTTGTGAGTTGGAGAAAG GATGAATGCCGCGCGGGATGCATCACGGGAAGAGTTCTACATCTGCACGTCCCCACCCTGGCAAGGATCGCTTGCAGCTACATTCACCAAG GACAACTGAAAAAGGCGCTCGAAAGTACAGATCAAGCCATCTTACTCGACTTTAGGAATCCA GATTTGTACTGCGTCAGATCACTGGTAAACTTCCTTCTCCAGCGACAGaaaaag GCGCTATTGGACGCAAGCTATGCTATTCAGTTAAACTCAAATCACGTTTGCGGCTGGCTGCTCAGAGGATTGCTAAGAAAACTTAAG AGAGGCTTAAGAGATAAAATGAAAGAGAGAAGGCAAGAACCCGACCTTATCAAG GCCTGTGAAATCAACCCGGATGCAATGATGTTTGTGAACATCAGCGACATGAAGGACCAATTTCAAATCATGTTTGACAG ATTTCTTCCATCCATTCGTGTGTCCCACACCTTATCTGTCCGTGACGTCATCGTTAATAACATGGTGTCCAATTCTACGCAGCCACAAGAATTATcatctaaaatatttatttgtggaGTAGCAAAGCCATACAAACAAATTATTGCCTGTCCAACGCGAGAAAATAGGCATTCTGACAGATTCCTCGAAAGATGTCAGTCAGAACCGAGCATGTCGTATCACAAGCAATCTATGACCTGCAACGTTGGTTTGATAGAGAGGCCGACAACAATATCTTCCTCGGATATTTCACGCAAGTCATTTATTCCACAACTAACTCTCAAAGATGTTGTGAGCGTGAAAAGCGCGTGCATTTGTCGTAAAGAAAAGATCATTGGAAAAAGATACAAACATTGCTGGGAAAATGGGCTGCAAGAATCTGAA gACATTTCATACCTAGCGGAGAGAATGTACTCCAG gaaATGGCTACAAGATCAGATACCAACAAAAATTCCAGACATGGCTGGCTGTCGAAAGCTTCCATAA
- the LOC138057904 gene encoding BTB and MATH domain-containing protein 36-like, whose protein sequence is MSTTDRGSVQWVSPADFHDDDEPCSATECNSNEAVPVENNPFSEPWEESDLVLLVANEKFHVHRLVLILNSPVFKAMLKSDFTEARSKEITLPEKDPVEILDLLLQLYPQQGDEITMENVEHILKLADEYQMNSVLERCGSFLRITKKDDADAMYALLLAQKYQLSAVAEECHDILAGLSLGELEAYEEFEDLDSYNLRKVLLPRMRRLEKAITDLQPEISGLLKCATWLWSEAKKSMPWCPVHYASGIPTVSLKDRLEKCEACKNLIR, encoded by the exons ATAGGGGCAGTGTACAATGGGTATCGCCTGCCGATTTTCACGACGACGACGAACCATGTTCTGCAACTGAATGCAATTCGAACGAAGCAGTGCCAGTGGAAAACAATCCGTTTTCGGAGCCATGGGAAGAGAGTGATCTGGTGCTTTTGGTGGCAAATGAAAAGTTCCATGTTCATCGCCTTGTGCTAATTCTCAACTCGCCAGTGTTCAAGGCCATGCTTAAGTCAGATTTCACGGAAGCGAGAAGTAAAGAAATAACTCTGCCTGAGAAGGATCCAGTTGAGATTTTGGACCTGCTTTTACAGCTCTATCCACAGCAAGGAGACGAGATCACCA tggaAAATGTGGAGCACATTTTGAAGCTAGCTGATGAGTATCAAATGAACAGCGTTCTAGAACGCTGTGGAAGTTTTCTCAGGATAACGAAGAAGGACGACGCAGATGCTATGTACGCACTTCTTCTTGCACAAAAATACCAGCTGAGTGCGGTCGCAGAGGAATGTCACGACATTTTGGCCGGATTGTCCTTGGGAGAGCTAGAAGCCTACGAAGAATTTGAAGACCTCGATAGTTATAATTTGCGAAAAGTACTACTTCCCAGAATGAGAAGACTAGAAAAAGCTATCACTGATCTTCAGCCTGAAATTTCAGGGCTTCTGAAATGTGCAACTTGGTTGTGGAGCGAGGCAAAGAAAAGCATGCCTTGGTGTCCAGTGCATTATGCAAGTGGCATTCCCACAGTCAGCCTGAAAGATCGCCTTGAAAAATGCGAAGCTTGCAAAAACCTCATCCGGTAA
- the LOC138057087 gene encoding ragulator complex protein LAMTOR5 homolog: MEKSLDSHLDDVMSEHGVIGVLCCDHQGLALAAKGTANPIYSGLVCSMVENAKKLYPNKESHPVICLESDACNLLVKSEGNVTVAIHKVPS, from the exons ATGGAAAAGTCCTTGGATTCTCATTTAGACGATGT GATGTCGGAACACGGCGTGATTGGTGTACTCTGCTGTGATCACCAAGGTTTAGCTCTTGCAG CTAAAGGCACAGCAAATCCCATTTACTCTGGACTTGTCTGCTCTATGgtggaaaatgccaagaaattGTATCCTAACAAAGAATCCCATCCTGTCATCTGTTTGGAGTCAGATGCTTG TAACTTGCTTGTCAAATCAGAAGGAAACGTTACAGTTGCTATCCACAAAGTACCATCGTGA
- the LOC138057086 gene encoding BTB/POZ domain-containing protein 3-like, with product MAKADTTEIYQWQLVKSSVSSRIKHLYNNTLMADVNFCVADARGSDQPKVTVPCHKFVLSISSPVFFTMFYGQMPETGDTIELPDCDAEGLLEFLRYIYCDEAKLTGSCVLQVFYLAEKYMIPSLTAICRRFLEANISAANALDVLPHLDKLGEAYLVDVCWKTIDLNAEQFLEAATSSLLETKELLSSVLERDSLNVKEIRIFQVINSWAEELCIKRGQEGTGNNKRSIIDDMILDQIRFPLMSQREFAEHVPETQILTESEIVDLFMYFSLGRNPGRFDCAPRLKTKVAYQRCKRFPKTARFWYYNRGLVDAISFSVSSPVNLRGVRLFGSPGAKYVVSLKICGKQVAKGDFQTERREGIGYCGYDIILSKFFYLAPGVQCILEALIQGPKSIFGKEGKEKMACGNVTFRFTTQNETELNGTSVSQGQFAEILFSRI from the coding sequence ATGGCTAAAGCGGATACAACCGAAATTTACCAATGGCAACTGGTCAAATCGTCCGTCAGCAGTCGCATTAAGCACTTGTACAATAACACGCTTATGGCGGATGTGAATTTTTGTGTGGCCGATGCCAGGGGTTCTGATCAACCGAAAGTAACGGTGCCATgtcacaagtttgttttgtcGATCAGCAGTCCCGTATTTTTCACAATGTTCTATGGACAAATGCCAGAAACAGGAGATACCATTGAGCTACCAGACTGTGATGCAGAAGGATTACTGGAGTTCCTTCGTTACATATATTGTGACGAAGCCAAGCTAACGGGAAGTTGCGTGTTGCAAGTATTTTACTTAGCAGAGAAGTATATGATTCCTTCTTTAACGGCAATTTGTAGGAGATTCTTGGAGGCAAATATTAGTGCTGCAAATGCGCTCGATGTATTGCCTCATCTCGACAAACTAGGAGAAGCTTACTTGGTTGATGTATGTTGGAAGACTATCGATTTAAATGCAGAGCAATTCCTGGAGGCCGCTACTTCTTCATTGCTTGAAACTAAGGAGTTATTATCTTCCGTGTTGGAACGGGATTCCCTGAATGTTAAGGAAATCAGAATCTTCCAGGTCATCAATTCCTGGGCTGAAGAGTTATGTATCAAACGAGGACAAGAAGGTACTGGAAATAACAAAAGGTCGATCATTGATGACATGATTCTCGATCAAATACGTTTTCCTCTAATGTCACAAAGAGAATTTGCTGAACATGTCCCCGAAACTCAAATTCTCACTGAAAGTGAGATCGTTGATTTGTTTATGTATTTTAGTTTGGGTAGAAACCCCGGGCGATTTGATTGTGCTCCAAGGTTAAAGACAAAAGTAGCTTACCAACGTTGTAAAAGATTTCCTAAAACTGCCCGTTTTTGGTATTACAATCGAGGCTTGGTCGATGCTATTTCCTTTTCGGTTAGTAGCCCTGTGAATCTGAGAGGGGTTCGCCTATTTGGCTCTCCAGGAGCGAAATATGTCGTCAGCTTAAAAATCTGTGGTAAGCAGGTCGCGAAGGGTGACTTTCAAACAGAACGACGAGAAGGAATCGGATATTGTGGCTATGATATTATTTTGAGCAAATTCTTCTACCTTGCGCCTGGTGTCCAATGCATTTTGGAAGCGTTAATCCAAGGGCCAAAATCAATCTTTGGCAAAGAAGGCAAGGAAAAAATGGCTTGTGGAAACGTAACGTTTCGATTCACAACACAAAATGAAACAGAACTGAATGGAACATCCGTAAGCCAGGGACAATTTGCTGAAATTCTTTTTTCACGTATTTGA